One Acetobacteroides hydrogenigenes genomic window carries:
- the kamC gene encoding lysine 5,6-aminomutase reactivase ATPase KamC — protein MQLKSVIEEVGGLRFMVDRLDIQSGVGRRLLLASELMTSKEAIERDHSNQQHLRELLDDDACLSATNTIRVKLAQIRDIKGSLKNLERGQVLDDIELFEVKHFAIVANEIREISNSKGISPIDLPNIEGAIALLDPDGNRIPSFYIYDAYSTELASIRKQIKSQPADSDVSGFLEKAEAIEDTIRQRLSNELRAMLATLRQSLEHIGKLDILIAKAHQAKELQLVRPDISDSVTSYQGIFNPQVKEILAQQGKRFQPVDISLDRSICLITGANMAGKTVMLKTVALSQYLCQFGFFVPAAKASVCLVNRIMTSIGDEQSELKGLSAFAAEILKISHIVAAAKTDKKLLVLIDELARTTNPTEGKAIVSATANMLNGMGIRGIITTHYSGVKTDCHRLRVRGFVDSINETVTIDNLSSFIDYSLVDDDSGLVPQEALRIASLLGVDDELLGLARKMIDESS, from the coding sequence ATGCAGCTAAAGAGTGTCATAGAAGAAGTTGGAGGGCTACGCTTCATGGTAGACCGTCTCGACATTCAGTCGGGAGTTGGGCGTAGGCTGCTGCTTGCATCCGAGCTGATGACCTCCAAAGAAGCCATCGAGCGCGATCACTCAAACCAGCAACACCTGCGCGAGCTGCTTGACGACGACGCCTGCCTATCGGCAACCAACACGATACGGGTAAAGCTAGCCCAGATTAGGGACATTAAAGGCTCCCTAAAGAATCTGGAGCGCGGACAGGTGCTCGACGACATCGAGCTATTCGAGGTTAAGCACTTTGCCATCGTCGCCAACGAAATCCGCGAGATATCCAACAGCAAAGGCATCTCCCCTATCGACCTACCAAATATTGAAGGTGCAATTGCGCTGCTCGACCCCGATGGCAACCGCATCCCATCGTTCTACATCTACGACGCCTACTCTACCGAGTTGGCCAGCATCCGCAAGCAAATAAAGAGCCAACCTGCCGATAGCGACGTCAGCGGCTTCCTCGAAAAGGCCGAAGCCATTGAGGATACCATTCGCCAGCGGCTATCCAACGAGCTACGAGCAATGCTCGCTACCCTTAGGCAATCGCTGGAGCACATTGGCAAGCTCGACATCCTTATCGCAAAGGCCCATCAGGCAAAGGAGCTACAGCTGGTTCGTCCCGATATTTCGGACAGCGTCACCTCGTACCAAGGTATCTTCAATCCTCAGGTAAAGGAGATTTTAGCCCAGCAAGGCAAGCGTTTCCAACCTGTTGATATATCGCTCGACCGCAGCATCTGCCTGATAACCGGCGCCAACATGGCGGGCAAAACCGTGATGCTGAAAACCGTTGCCCTAAGCCAGTACCTTTGCCAGTTCGGCTTCTTTGTTCCGGCAGCAAAGGCTTCGGTGTGCCTGGTAAACCGCATCATGACCAGCATCGGCGACGAGCAGTCGGAACTTAAAGGGCTTTCGGCATTTGCCGCCGAGATCCTTAAGATCAGCCATATTGTGGCCGCTGCAAAAACTGATAAAAAGCTACTCGTCCTCATCGACGAGCTGGCCCGAACCACCAACCCCACCGAAGGGAAAGCCATCGTGAGCGCTACGGCCAACATGCTTAACGGCATGGGCATCCGCGGAATCATCACCACGCACTACAGCGGGGTTAAAACCGACTGCCACAGGCTTCGCGTAAGGGGATTCGTAGATAGCATTAACGAAACGGTTACCATAGATAACCTCAGCAGCTTCATCGACTACTCGCTGGTAGACGACGACAGCGGCCTCGTCCCGCAGGAGGCGCTGCGCATAGCATCCCTTTTGGGCGTCGACGACGAGCTGCTGGGATTGGCCCGAAAAATGATAGATGAAAGCAGCTAG
- the kamB gene encoding lysine 5,6-aminomutase reactivase subunit KamB: protein MPFIEDILKHKSLSIVGLEKNTGKTECLNYVLSRLKDCNVKVALTSIGIDGETRDQVCQTPKPEVTVYEGMVFVTTEKHYKQKQLVSEILDVSQRATSLGRLVTARAVTSGKVLISGSPETAGLKLMIGKMNEIGIDLTIVDGALSRISLASPAVTDAMILATGAAVSANIPQLVRKTKFLFDLINIEEVEAAVKEQFVGIEKGIWAIGNDGDIHDLGVASAYMLEKAREDLFRFGTTIVVNGAITDKLLGHLKSQKNVKEITLIARDFTRIFATPEVYNAFIKKGGTLNVLQKTKLIAVCVNPTSPEGYVLDSEVLRREMQQALQVPVYDVRQI, encoded by the coding sequence ATGCCTTTTATTGAGGACATACTTAAGCACAAAAGCCTCTCCATCGTAGGATTGGAGAAGAATACGGGGAAAACCGAGTGCCTTAACTATGTCCTCAGTAGGTTAAAAGATTGCAACGTAAAGGTGGCGCTAACCTCCATCGGCATCGATGGGGAAACCCGCGACCAGGTATGCCAAACGCCCAAACCCGAAGTAACGGTTTACGAAGGGATGGTGTTTGTTACCACCGAAAAGCACTACAAGCAGAAGCAGCTGGTTTCGGAAATCCTTGATGTTAGCCAACGGGCAACATCGCTAGGACGGCTGGTAACGGCCAGAGCCGTAACATCTGGTAAGGTGCTAATTTCGGGATCTCCAGAAACTGCTGGACTAAAGCTGATGATCGGCAAGATGAATGAAATCGGCATTGACCTTACCATTGTTGATGGTGCGCTTTCGCGAATAAGCCTAGCCTCGCCCGCTGTTACCGACGCCATGATACTGGCAACAGGTGCAGCCGTATCGGCCAACATTCCTCAGCTGGTGCGCAAAACCAAGTTCTTGTTCGACCTGATCAACATAGAGGAGGTTGAAGCTGCGGTAAAGGAGCAATTCGTTGGAATCGAAAAAGGTATTTGGGCTATTGGTAATGATGGAGACATCCACGACTTAGGGGTTGCATCGGCGTACATGCTCGAAAAGGCCAGAGAGGATCTGTTCCGATTTGGCACCACAATAGTGGTTAACGGCGCCATCACCGATAAGCTGCTAGGCCACCTGAAAAGCCAGAAGAACGTTAAAGAGATAACCCTGATAGCGCGCGATTTTACGCGGATTTTTGCAACACCCGAGGTGTACAACGCCTTTATAAAGAAGGGTGGAACCCTTAATGTGCTTCAAAAGACGAAGCTAATCGCCGTTTGCGTTAACCCCACCTCGCCCGAGGGCTACGTGCTCGACTCGGAGGTGCTACGAAGGGAGATGCAGCAGGCGCTACAGGTTCCGGTATACGATGTAAGACAAATTTGA
- the kamA gene encoding lysine 2,3-aminomutase, giving the protein MTTSKRMELFPEVTDEQWNDWKWQVRNRIETLDELKKYVTLTAEEEEGIKKALEKFRMAITPYYLSLIDWNDPHDPIRRQAVPGIEETHISSADLLDPLHEDEDSPVPGLTHRYPDRVLFLITDMCSMYCRHCTRRRFAGQNDSSTPEQNIDRAIEYIARTPQVRDVVLSGGDALLISDEKLESIIKRLRAIPHVEIIRIGTRTPVVLPQRITDNLVNTLKKYHPIWVNTHFNHSNEVTEESKEACRKLADNGFPVGNQSVLLRGVNDCVHVMKKLVHDLVRMRVRPYYIYQCDLSMGLEHFRTPVSKGIQIIEGLRGHTTGFAVPTFVVDAPGGGGKTPVMPQYVISQAPSKVVLRNFEGVITTYSEPTDYEDVCHCDECKKTTHEQVEGVASLLRGDRLSIEPSFLARKERHKLRDQNK; this is encoded by the coding sequence ATGACAACAAGCAAAAGAATGGAGCTATTCCCTGAAGTTACCGACGAGCAGTGGAACGACTGGAAATGGCAGGTTCGGAACAGAATTGAAACCCTAGACGAACTAAAAAAATACGTTACCCTCACGGCTGAAGAGGAAGAGGGAATTAAGAAAGCACTCGAGAAGTTTAGAATGGCTATTACGCCCTACTACCTCTCGCTAATCGATTGGAACGACCCACACGACCCAATCCGTCGTCAGGCTGTACCAGGAATTGAAGAGACGCACATATCCAGCGCCGATCTTCTCGACCCTCTACACGAGGATGAGGATTCGCCAGTACCAGGGTTAACCCATCGTTACCCTGACCGCGTGCTATTCCTAATTACCGACATGTGCTCGATGTACTGCCGCCACTGTACCCGTCGCCGCTTTGCAGGTCAGAACGATAGCTCTACTCCAGAGCAAAACATCGACAGGGCAATTGAATATATAGCTAGAACACCTCAAGTTCGCGACGTAGTTCTATCGGGTGGCGACGCCCTTCTGATAAGCGACGAGAAGCTTGAATCTATCATTAAGAGACTACGCGCTATTCCTCACGTTGAGATTATCCGCATTGGAACACGTACCCCAGTGGTTCTTCCACAGCGCATAACCGACAATCTAGTGAATACGCTTAAGAAGTATCACCCAATTTGGGTGAACACCCACTTTAACCACTCCAACGAGGTTACTGAGGAGTCGAAAGAGGCTTGCCGCAAGCTGGCCGATAACGGATTCCCTGTAGGTAACCAGTCGGTGCTGCTCCGTGGCGTAAACGACTGCGTTCACGTGATGAAGAAGCTCGTACACGACCTTGTTCGCATGCGCGTTCGTCCCTACTACATCTACCAGTGCGACCTTTCGATGGGCTTGGAACACTTCCGTACCCCCGTATCAAAGGGCATTCAGATAATAGAAGGTCTTCGTGGTCACACTACCGGATTTGCCGTACCAACGTTTGTAGTTGATGCACCCGGCGGCGGCGGAAAGACTCCAGTTATGCCTCAGTACGTAATATCGCAGGCACCATCGAAGGTAGTTCTCCGCAACTTCGAAGGGGTGATTACCACCTACTCCGAGCCAACCGACTACGAGGATGTTTGCCACTGCGATGAGTGCAAGAAGACTACCCACGAACAGGTAGAAGGCGTTGCTTCGCTGCTACGAGGCGACAGACTTTCCATCGAACCGAGCTTCCTTGCCCGCAAGGAGCGCCATAAGCTAAGAGATCAGAACAAGTAA
- the kdd gene encoding L-erythro-3,5-diaminohexanoate dehydrogenase, with protein sequence MKKGCKYGTHRVIEPKGTLPQPALKVDNTMSIYDNELLIDVTTLNIDSASFTQIKKACKGDIEKMEEMIFSIVEERGKMQNPVTGSGGMLIGKVKEIGPNFPDKSLKIGDKIATLVSLSLTPLKISRIKNINFDNDQVDVEAQAILFESGIYAVLPDDIPEKLALAVLDVAGAPAQTERLVKKGNTVCIIGGGGKSGVLCSYQAMKNAGPTGKVIVVEYSKENAQRIQDLNLATHVIVADATNVMEVYNKVMEITNGEGCDVTINNVNVPSTEMTSILVTKDDGLVYFFSMATSFSKAALGAEGVGKDINLIVGNGYARGHAELSLNIIRESETVKELFSKLYV encoded by the coding sequence ATGAAGAAGGGATGCAAATACGGCACTCATCGGGTAATTGAGCCCAAGGGAACATTACCTCAACCAGCCTTAAAGGTTGACAACACGATGAGCATCTATGACAATGAGCTGCTGATTGATGTAACAACGCTTAACATCGACTCTGCAAGCTTTACACAAATAAAGAAGGCCTGCAAGGGCGATATTGAAAAGATGGAGGAGATGATATTCTCCATCGTTGAGGAGCGAGGTAAGATGCAGAACCCGGTAACGGGATCTGGCGGCATGCTCATTGGAAAGGTTAAAGAAATTGGCCCGAACTTTCCGGACAAATCCTTGAAAATTGGCGACAAGATAGCAACCCTTGTATCGCTATCGCTAACCCCACTTAAAATAAGCAGAATTAAGAACATCAACTTCGACAACGATCAGGTTGACGTGGAGGCCCAAGCCATACTTTTCGAAAGCGGAATTTACGCTGTACTTCCCGACGACATCCCCGAAAAGTTGGCACTTGCCGTGCTCGACGTAGCTGGTGCGCCTGCACAAACCGAGCGCCTTGTAAAAAAAGGCAACACCGTATGCATTATTGGCGGTGGCGGTAAATCGGGCGTTCTATGCAGCTACCAAGCCATGAAGAATGCAGGTCCTACCGGAAAGGTTATCGTTGTGGAATATTCAAAAGAGAATGCCCAACGCATTCAAGATTTAAATCTGGCTACACACGTAATCGTTGCCGACGCAACCAACGTGATGGAGGTCTACAACAAGGTTATGGAGATAACCAACGGCGAAGGCTGCGACGTTACCATCAATAACGTAAATGTCCCATCAACAGAAATGACATCCATTTTGGTTACCAAAGACGACGGGCTGGTATACTTCTTCTCGATGGCCACCTCCTTCTCTAAAGCCGCGCTTGGCGCCGAAGGTGTTGGAAAGGACATCAACCTTATCGTAGGAAATGGATATGCAAGGGGACATGCAGAGCTATCGCTCAACATCATCAGAGAATCTGAAACCGTAAAGGAACTGTTTAGTAAGCTATATGTTTAA
- the kdd gene encoding L-erythro-3,5-diaminohexanoate dehydrogenase → MMKKGNKYGTHRVIEPKGVLPQPANRIDNNMDEIYDNEILINVKTLNIDSASFTQIEEQAGGDEKKIAEIMLDIVAKQGKHRNPVTGSGGMLLGVVEKIGDALVGKTDLKVGDKIATLVSLSLTPLRIDKIKDIRKDIDQVDIDGKAILFESGIYAKIPEDMPENLALSALDVAGAPAQTAKLVKPGDTVLIIGAGGKSGMLCCYEAKKRAGVTGKVIGLCHSEKSTKRLQELGFCDYVFSADATQPVPVLEKIEELTNGQMCDVTINNVNITDTEMTSILCTKDTGVVYFFSMATSFTKAALGAEGVGSDVTMIVGNGYTRGHAEITLQLLRESEKLRKVFTELYA, encoded by the coding sequence CTGATGAAAAAAGGTAATAAGTACGGCACACACCGCGTGATCGAACCCAAAGGGGTTCTACCACAACCAGCAAACAGAATCGACAACAATATGGATGAGATTTACGACAACGAAATCCTTATTAATGTCAAAACGCTGAATATCGACTCAGCCAGTTTTACTCAAATTGAGGAGCAAGCTGGTGGCGACGAAAAGAAGATTGCCGAGATCATGCTCGACATCGTTGCTAAGCAAGGTAAGCACCGCAATCCAGTAACAGGTTCGGGAGGTATGCTCCTAGGAGTTGTTGAAAAGATTGGTGATGCCCTTGTTGGCAAAACCGACCTTAAAGTTGGCGATAAGATTGCAACGCTCGTTTCGCTATCGCTAACCCCTCTTCGTATCGATAAGATTAAGGACATTCGTAAGGATATCGATCAGGTAGACATCGACGGAAAGGCTATTCTTTTCGAAAGCGGAATTTACGCAAAGATTCCAGAGGATATGCCAGAAAACCTAGCTCTATCGGCATTAGACGTAGCTGGAGCTCCTGCCCAAACAGCTAAGCTGGTAAAACCTGGCGATACAGTTCTTATCATCGGAGCTGGCGGAAAGTCGGGAATGCTTTGCTGCTACGAGGCAAAAAAGCGTGCAGGCGTTACCGGAAAGGTAATTGGTCTTTGCCACAGCGAAAAGAGCACCAAGCGACTTCAAGAGTTAGGCTTCTGCGACTATGTTTTCTCGGCTGATGCTACGCAACCCGTTCCAGTTCTCGAAAAGATCGAAGAGCTAACCAACGGCCAAATGTGCGACGTTACCATCAACAACGTAAACATTACCGACACCGAAATGACCAGCATTCTTTGCACTAAGGATACCGGTGTTGTTTACTTCTTCTCGATGGCAACCAGCTTCACGAAAGCAGCCCTTGGAGCAGAAGGCGTTGGTAGCGATGTTACTATGATTGTTGGAAACGGATACACCCGTGGCCACGCTGAAATAACCCTGCAGCTACTACGCGAAAGCGAAAAACTCCGCAAGGTATTCACCGAATTGTACGCATAG
- the kce gene encoding 3-keto-5-aminohexanoate cleavage enzyme produces the protein MEKLIITAAISGAEVTKEMNPAVPYTIEEFVREAGLAYEAGASIIHLHVRYDEGTPTQDKERFRVVMEAIKAKYPDVIIQPSTGGAVGMTDDERLQPTELSPEMATLDCGTLNFGGDDVFMNTENTIKYFGEKMIERGIKPELEVFDKSMIDMALRLGKKGYIKSPMHFDLVMGVNGGISGELRDFVFLRGSLPADATYTVAGVGRYEFSLAAAAIIDGGHVRVGLEDNVYISKGVLAKSNGELVEKVVRLAKEFGREIATPAETRKILGLTK, from the coding sequence ATGGAAAAGCTAATCATTACCGCAGCAATTTCGGGTGCCGAGGTTACCAAAGAGATGAACCCAGCCGTACCCTACACCATCGAAGAGTTTGTACGCGAAGCAGGCTTAGCCTACGAAGCAGGCGCAAGCATCATTCACCTACACGTAAGGTACGACGAAGGCACCCCTACCCAGGACAAGGAACGCTTCCGTGTTGTAATGGAAGCAATCAAGGCTAAATACCCCGACGTTATTATTCAACCCTCTACAGGAGGTGCCGTTGGAATGACCGACGACGAACGCCTACAGCCTACCGAGTTAAGCCCAGAAATGGCTACGCTCGATTGCGGAACCCTCAACTTTGGTGGCGATGACGTTTTCATGAACACCGAGAACACCATCAAGTACTTTGGTGAGAAGATGATCGAAAGAGGCATTAAGCCAGAATTGGAAGTGTTCGACAAAAGCATGATCGACATGGCTCTTCGCCTTGGCAAAAAGGGATACATCAAATCGCCAATGCACTTCGATCTTGTAATGGGCGTTAACGGTGGTATATCTGGCGAACTACGCGACTTCGTATTCCTACGTGGAAGCCTACCTGCCGATGCAACCTATACCGTTGCCGGCGTTGGACGTTACGAGTTTTCTTTAGCAGCAGCAGCCATTATCGATGGTGGACACGTAAGGGTAGGACTCGAAGACAACGTTTACATATCAAAAGGTGTACTTGCAAAATCGAACGGAGAACTTGTCGAAAAGGTTGTTCGCCTAGCAAAAGAGTTTGGACGAGAGATTGCCACACCTGCTGAAACTCGCAAGATTTTAGGACTAACAAAGTAG